The proteins below are encoded in one region of Thunnus maccoyii chromosome 24, fThuMac1.1, whole genome shotgun sequence:
- the mdh1b gene encoding putative malate dehydrogenase 1B isoform X2, producing MAKFVLAGKTDCPHYAKAELLADSLQRSLPNFTVHKISILPDDWKEWLEATCKRNGWKHEQSPLIWRELVDQGGKGMLLGGFSDFLEHCQDYYSITSDMPTDIMLSVAAENLETKMNLIMEEQHRLSLIQPLQIWISSALSPACHFLIPNLLSTEVFPQVSAICLHLLDPEGNEEALEWLRLETEDLALPLLHQVAIHTDLEQAFQRADVILLLDEWWSDDTENEDEEEKKRKVKGISDRYTEYGQLIDARAKKEVKVIVSGGSFVNLRCSLLVNNARSIDSRRFVTMATQLENEARAIIAKKLKVRPSDITDVIVWGNISGSFYIDLQRAKVFNYDGAIKGPPFFSQPVLQVFHDRKWLETEFQDFVRRQRAAVVSKTCQGAAMSATNGILTVLKAWNGTSSPDEVLSVGVLCSVPVTFTDGKWSTLFEVTVGDELKEKLQLSASELRQEKELGSENRMIVMNQEEA from the exons ATGGCAAAATTTGTGCTTGCTG GTAAAACAGACTGCCCTCATTATGCCAAAGCGGAACTTTTAGCAGACAGCTTACAACGATCTCTGCCAAACTTCACGGTCCATAAGATCTCCATCCTCCCAGATGACTGGAAG GAATGGCTAGAGGCAACTTGCAAAAGAAATGGCTGGAAACACGAGCAGTCCCCTCTGATTTGGAGGGAACTCGTAGATCAAGGGGGCAAAGGGATGCTCTTAGGAGGCTTCAGTGACTTCTTGGAGCATTGCCAG GACTACTACAGCATCACATCAGACATGCCCACAGATATAATGCTGAGTGTTGCAGCAGAGAATCTGGAGACCAAGATGAACCTCATTATGGAGGAGCAGCATCGACTCAGTCTTATCCAACCCCTACAGATATGGATCAGCAG TGCTCTCAGCCCAGCCTGCCATTTCCTGATCCCAAATCTGCTCTCCACTGAGGTGTTCCCCCAAGTTTCAGCAATCTGCCTCCATCTTCTGGATCCGGAGGGGAATGAGGAGGCATTAGAGTGGCTGAGGTTGGAGACGGAGGACCTGGCTCTCCCTCTGCTCCATCAG GTAGCCATTCACACAGATCTGGAACAAGCCTTCCAGAGAGCGGATGTCATCCTTCTGCTGGACGAGTGGTGGTCTGATGATACAGAgaatgaggatgaggaggaaaagaagaggaaagtaAAGGGAATCTCAGACCGCTACACAGAGTATGGACAACTGATTGACGCAAGGGCCAAGAAGGAGGTGAAGGTGATCGTGTCCGGCGGCTCATTCGTCAACCTCAGGTGCTCGCTTCTCGTAAACAACGCACGCTCCATCGATAGCCGCCGCtttgtcaccatggcaactcAGCTGGAGAATGAAGCCAGGGCCATCATTGCCAAGAAGTTGAAAGTGAGGCCTTCAG ATATTACAGATGTCATCGTGTGGGGAAACATCAGTGGTAGTTTCTACATTGACCTGCAGAGGGCAAAAGTTTTCAACTATGATGGAGCAATCAAAGGCCCACCTTTCTTTTCCCAACCAGTCCTACAGGTTTTCCATGACAG GAAATGGCTGGAGACAGAGTTTCAGGACTTTGTACGTCGTCAGCGTGCAGCTGTGGTTTCAAAGACCTGCCAAGGAGCTGCCATGTCAGCCACCAACGGGATTCTCACTGTGCTAAAAGCTTGGAATGGCACCTCTAGTCCAGATGAGGTCCTCTCTGTGGGTGTGCTATGCTCAG TTCCAGTAACCTTCACAGACGGTAAGTGGTCCACGCTATTTGAAGTGACAGTTGGAGATGAGCTGAAGGAGAAACTCCAGCTTTCTGCAAGTGAGCTCAGACAG GAAAAAGAACTTGGATCAGAAAACCGCATGATTGTTATGAATCAAGAGGAAGCTTAA
- the mdh1b gene encoding putative malate dehydrogenase 1B isoform X3, producing MAKFVLAGKTDCPHYAKAELLADSLQRSLPNFTVHKISILPDDWKEWLEATCKRNGWKHEQSPLIWRELVDQGGKGMLLGGFSDFLEHCQDYYSITSDMPTDIMLSVAAENLETKMNLIMEEQHRLSLIQPLQIWISSALSPACHFLIPNLLSTEVFPQVSAICLHLLDPEGNEEALEWLRLETEDLALPLLHQVAIHTDLEQAFQRADVILLLDEWWSDDTENEDEEEKKRKVKGISDRYTEYGQLIDARAKKEVKVIVSGGSFVNLRCSLLVNNARSIDSRRFVTMATQLENEARAIIAKKLKVRPSDITDVIVWGNISGSFYIDLQRAKVFNYDGAIKGPPFFSQPVLQVFHDRKWLETEFQDFVRRQRAAVVSKTCQGAAMSATNGILTVLKAWNGTSSPDEVLSVTTISQMALFFQFQ from the exons ATGGCAAAATTTGTGCTTGCTG GTAAAACAGACTGCCCTCATTATGCCAAAGCGGAACTTTTAGCAGACAGCTTACAACGATCTCTGCCAAACTTCACGGTCCATAAGATCTCCATCCTCCCAGATGACTGGAAG GAATGGCTAGAGGCAACTTGCAAAAGAAATGGCTGGAAACACGAGCAGTCCCCTCTGATTTGGAGGGAACTCGTAGATCAAGGGGGCAAAGGGATGCTCTTAGGAGGCTTCAGTGACTTCTTGGAGCATTGCCAG GACTACTACAGCATCACATCAGACATGCCCACAGATATAATGCTGAGTGTTGCAGCAGAGAATCTGGAGACCAAGATGAACCTCATTATGGAGGAGCAGCATCGACTCAGTCTTATCCAACCCCTACAGATATGGATCAGCAG TGCTCTCAGCCCAGCCTGCCATTTCCTGATCCCAAATCTGCTCTCCACTGAGGTGTTCCCCCAAGTTTCAGCAATCTGCCTCCATCTTCTGGATCCGGAGGGGAATGAGGAGGCATTAGAGTGGCTGAGGTTGGAGACGGAGGACCTGGCTCTCCCTCTGCTCCATCAG GTAGCCATTCACACAGATCTGGAACAAGCCTTCCAGAGAGCGGATGTCATCCTTCTGCTGGACGAGTGGTGGTCTGATGATACAGAgaatgaggatgaggaggaaaagaagaggaaagtaAAGGGAATCTCAGACCGCTACACAGAGTATGGACAACTGATTGACGCAAGGGCCAAGAAGGAGGTGAAGGTGATCGTGTCCGGCGGCTCATTCGTCAACCTCAGGTGCTCGCTTCTCGTAAACAACGCACGCTCCATCGATAGCCGCCGCtttgtcaccatggcaactcAGCTGGAGAATGAAGCCAGGGCCATCATTGCCAAGAAGTTGAAAGTGAGGCCTTCAG ATATTACAGATGTCATCGTGTGGGGAAACATCAGTGGTAGTTTCTACATTGACCTGCAGAGGGCAAAAGTTTTCAACTATGATGGAGCAATCAAAGGCCCACCTTTCTTTTCCCAACCAGTCCTACAGGTTTTCCATGACAG GAAATGGCTGGAGACAGAGTTTCAGGACTTTGTACGTCGTCAGCGTGCAGCTGTGGTTTCAAAGACCTGCCAAGGAGCTGCCATGTCAGCCACCAACGGGATTCTCACTGTGCTAAAAGCTTGGAATGGCACCTCTAGTCCAGATGAGGTCCTCTCT GTCACTACAATCTCCCAGATGGCATTGTTCTTTCAGTTCCAGTAA
- the mdh1b gene encoding putative malate dehydrogenase 1B isoform X1: MAKFVLAGKTDCPHYAKAELLADSLQRSLPNFTVHKISILPDDWKEWLEATCKRNGWKHEQSPLIWRELVDQGGKGMLLGGFSDFLEHCQDYYSITSDMPTDIMLSVAAENLETKMNLIMEEQHRLSLIQPLQIWISSALSPACHFLIPNLLSTEVFPQVSAICLHLLDPEGNEEALEWLRLETEDLALPLLHQVAIHTDLEQAFQRADVILLLDEWWSDDTENEDEEEKKRKVKGISDRYTEYGQLIDARAKKEVKVIVSGGSFVNLRCSLLVNNARSIDSRRFVTMATQLENEARAIIAKKLKVRPSDITDVIVWGNISGSFYIDLQRAKVFNYDGAIKGPPFFSQPVLQVFHDRKWLETEFQDFVRRQRAAVVSKTCQGAAMSATNGILTVLKAWNGTSSPDEVLSVGVLCSGHYNLPDGIVLSVPVTFTDGKWSTLFEVTVGDELKEKLQLSASELRQEKELGSENRMIVMNQEEA, encoded by the exons ATGGCAAAATTTGTGCTTGCTG GTAAAACAGACTGCCCTCATTATGCCAAAGCGGAACTTTTAGCAGACAGCTTACAACGATCTCTGCCAAACTTCACGGTCCATAAGATCTCCATCCTCCCAGATGACTGGAAG GAATGGCTAGAGGCAACTTGCAAAAGAAATGGCTGGAAACACGAGCAGTCCCCTCTGATTTGGAGGGAACTCGTAGATCAAGGGGGCAAAGGGATGCTCTTAGGAGGCTTCAGTGACTTCTTGGAGCATTGCCAG GACTACTACAGCATCACATCAGACATGCCCACAGATATAATGCTGAGTGTTGCAGCAGAGAATCTGGAGACCAAGATGAACCTCATTATGGAGGAGCAGCATCGACTCAGTCTTATCCAACCCCTACAGATATGGATCAGCAG TGCTCTCAGCCCAGCCTGCCATTTCCTGATCCCAAATCTGCTCTCCACTGAGGTGTTCCCCCAAGTTTCAGCAATCTGCCTCCATCTTCTGGATCCGGAGGGGAATGAGGAGGCATTAGAGTGGCTGAGGTTGGAGACGGAGGACCTGGCTCTCCCTCTGCTCCATCAG GTAGCCATTCACACAGATCTGGAACAAGCCTTCCAGAGAGCGGATGTCATCCTTCTGCTGGACGAGTGGTGGTCTGATGATACAGAgaatgaggatgaggaggaaaagaagaggaaagtaAAGGGAATCTCAGACCGCTACACAGAGTATGGACAACTGATTGACGCAAGGGCCAAGAAGGAGGTGAAGGTGATCGTGTCCGGCGGCTCATTCGTCAACCTCAGGTGCTCGCTTCTCGTAAACAACGCACGCTCCATCGATAGCCGCCGCtttgtcaccatggcaactcAGCTGGAGAATGAAGCCAGGGCCATCATTGCCAAGAAGTTGAAAGTGAGGCCTTCAG ATATTACAGATGTCATCGTGTGGGGAAACATCAGTGGTAGTTTCTACATTGACCTGCAGAGGGCAAAAGTTTTCAACTATGATGGAGCAATCAAAGGCCCACCTTTCTTTTCCCAACCAGTCCTACAGGTTTTCCATGACAG GAAATGGCTGGAGACAGAGTTTCAGGACTTTGTACGTCGTCAGCGTGCAGCTGTGGTTTCAAAGACCTGCCAAGGAGCTGCCATGTCAGCCACCAACGGGATTCTCACTGTGCTAAAAGCTTGGAATGGCACCTCTAGTCCAGATGAGGTCCTCTCTGTGGGTGTGCTATGCTCAG GTCACTACAATCTCCCAGATGGCATTGTTCTTTCAGTTCCAGTAACCTTCACAGACGGTAAGTGGTCCACGCTATTTGAAGTGACAGTTGGAGATGAGCTGAAGGAGAAACTCCAGCTTTCTGCAAGTGAGCTCAGACAG GAAAAAGAACTTGGATCAGAAAACCGCATGATTGTTATGAATCAAGAGGAAGCTTAA
- the fastkd2 gene encoding FAST kinase domain-containing protein 2, mitochondrial: protein MFQSVWVTEEVIRWSLRFCSRRYPWKQRSFLVTSSIKDTSLPSQQLAHSWGTKQSYTRLSSSLVSSVRFYSQGTIHNEELEEKERLSSPVVESSLTAETPSEPRQRRSPFLDHLQRCRSPCDVLDLTCQTSPTVRQVSNCLSQMWATTKKMSDEQRRYELQLMFEHPAFEKLLQKAMKSVGQMRSEDIAYSLLGMVKLGVPQSSRVVQTFLRNCQEKLNDFDEKSLSVVASCLEHMKGSPNVGALKDGMRLVVEARLPRIKNVMTLQIMMRLLGKDAPLDLKRKLEGKALSMADQFSLPNTQYMITTMTTMGFYSKPLLDICSKKIIENINGIPFNRLYTVLQSCRELHYRDVDLLTGISDYVTSMIDIWSNKQVILFLSLFENLVFCPAALMEAFAEKVIDNPEALTLKDLLCLLKVYSYLNYDLQHHRQQFLDSLSRALDSYLPKMSSYELLKAVYYLCLLGHFPSAPLEKLLQSSTLELFSSTAPKFLQSQERMFQTVHLCLSLDRPVLPLPLTVPPSVLGDPVSRIPSVNPHLSQALQSILEDLADTVLQEMVVVENSYFVDAVITKLLPNQTETEESSFAGEECSPAESSQRIAVICAPYSGFCYGTSNPRGPLAIKIRHLKILGYNPVLLSEQQLKSEPEEKRADFLRGRIFPEHLTSDAQPKVEQLGS from the exons ATGTTTCAGTCAGTCTGGGTGACAGAGGAGGTCATAAGGTGGTCCCTGCGCTTCTGCAGCCGCCGGTATCCATGGAAACAGCGCAGTTTCCTAGTGACATCTTCAATTAAAGACACATCTCTGCCCAGTCAGCAATTAGCACACAGTTGGGGCACAAAGCAGAGCTATACAAGGCTGTCTAGTAGTTTAGTAAGTTCAGTTAGGTTCTACTCACAGGGGACGATTCACAATGAGGAGCTGGAAGAAAAGGAGCGTCTCTCTTCTCCAGTGGTGGAGTCCTCACTGACTGCAGAGACCCCCTCAGAGCCGAGACAGAGGAGATCCCCTTTCTTGGACCACCTGCAGCGCTGTAGATCCCCATGTGACGTGCTAGACCTCACCTGCCAAACCTCACCCACAGTCCGACAAGTCAGCAACTGCCTGTCCCAGATGTGGGCCACCACCAAGAAGATGTCAGACGAGCAGCGGCGCTATGAGCTGCAGCTGATGTTTGAGCATCCTGCATTCGAAAAGCTACTGCAAAAGGCCATGAAGAGTGTGGGGCAAATGCGAAGTGAGGATATCGCATACTCTCTCCTGGGTATGGTGAAATTGGGTGTGCCCCAAAGTAGCCGTGTGGTCCAGACTTTCCTCCGAAACTGCCAG GAGAAACTGAATGACTTTGATGAGAAAAGTCTGTCTGTTGTGGCCTCCTGCCTTGAACATATGAAGGGCAGCCCCAATGTTGGTGCACTTAAAGACGGCATGAG GTTGGTGGTTGAGGCCCGTCTTCCTAGGATTAAGAATGTAATGACTCTCCAGATCATGATGCGTCTGTTGGGGAAAGATGCACCGCTGGACCTTAAACGGAAACTAGAG GGAAAGGCTTTATCAATGGCAGACCAGTTCAGCCTTCCCAACACCCAGTATATGATCACCACTATGACCACGATGGGCTTCTACTCCAAACCATTGCTGGACATCTGCAGCAAGAAGATTATAG AAAACATCAATGGAATCCCCTTCAACAGATTGTATACAGTGCTGCAGTCCTGTAGGGAATTGCACTACAGAGACGTGGATCTTCTCACTGGCATTTCAGACTACGTCACCTCCATGATAGACATATGGAGCAACAAACAG gtgatcctcttcctgtctctgttcGAGAACCTCGTGTTCTGTCCCGCAGCCTTAATGGAGGCCTTTGCTGAGAAGGTGATCGACAACCCAGAAGCTCTGACGCTTAAAgacctcctctgtctcctcaagGTGTACTCCTATCTTAACTACGATCTGCAGCACCACAGACAACA GTTCCTGGACAGTCTCAGCCGGGCTCTGGACTCCTATCTGCCCAAGATGTCTAGTTATGAGTTGTTAAAGGCTGTTTATTATCTGTGCCTTCTGGGCCACTTCCCCTCTGCACCACTGGAGAAACTCCTGCAGAGTAGCACACTTGAGCTGTTCAGCTCTACAG CACCCAAGTTTCTCCAGAGCCAGGAAAGAATGTTTCAGACTGTGCACTTGTGCCTCAGTCTTGACCGTCCTGTCCTCCCTCTGCCCCTGACTGTCCCCCCATCTGTCCTTGGAGACCCCGTTTCCAGAATCCCGTCGGTCAACCCGCATCTCTCGCAGGCCCTGCAGAGTATACTGGAGGACCTGGCAGACACAGTGCTACAGGaaatggtggtggtggagaacTCCTACTTCGTAG ACGCCGTGATCACCAAACTTCTGCCGAACCAAACCGAGACTGAAGAGAGCAGCTTTGCAGGAGAGGAATGTTCTCCAGCAGAGAGCAGTCAAAG AATTGCAGTAATTTGCGCTCCATACTCTGGTTTTTGCTACGGAACGTCCAATCCCCGTGGTCCCCTGGCTATCAAGATTCGCCATCTGAAGATCCTGGGATATAATCCCGTCCTG CTAAGCGAGCAGCAGCTGAAGTCGGAGCCTGAGGAAAAGAGAGCGGATTTCCTCAGGGGACGGATCTTTCCAGAACACCTCACATCAGACGCACAACCGAAAGTGGAGCAACTGGGATCTTGA
- the mdh1b gene encoding putative malate dehydrogenase 1B isoform X4, with product MAKFVLAGKTDCPHYAKAELLADSLQRSLPNFTVHKISILPDDWKEWLEATCKRNGWKHEQSPLIWRELVDQGGKGMLLGGFSDFLEHCQDYYSITSDMPTDIMLSVAAENLETKMNLIMEEQHRLSLIQPLQIWISSALSPACHFLIPNLLSTEVFPQVSAICLHLLDPEGNEEALEWLRLETEDLALPLLHQVAIHTDLEQAFQRADVILLLDEWWSDDTENEDEEEKKRKVKGISDRYTEYGQLIDARAKKEVKVIVSGGSFVNLRCSLLVNNARSIDSRRFVTMATQLENEARAIIAKKLKVRPSDITDVIVWGNISGSFYIDLQRAKVFNYDGAIKGPPFFSQPVLQVFHDRKWLETEFQDFVRRQRAAVVSKTCQGAAMSATNGILTVLKAWNGTSSPDEVLSFQ from the exons ATGGCAAAATTTGTGCTTGCTG GTAAAACAGACTGCCCTCATTATGCCAAAGCGGAACTTTTAGCAGACAGCTTACAACGATCTCTGCCAAACTTCACGGTCCATAAGATCTCCATCCTCCCAGATGACTGGAAG GAATGGCTAGAGGCAACTTGCAAAAGAAATGGCTGGAAACACGAGCAGTCCCCTCTGATTTGGAGGGAACTCGTAGATCAAGGGGGCAAAGGGATGCTCTTAGGAGGCTTCAGTGACTTCTTGGAGCATTGCCAG GACTACTACAGCATCACATCAGACATGCCCACAGATATAATGCTGAGTGTTGCAGCAGAGAATCTGGAGACCAAGATGAACCTCATTATGGAGGAGCAGCATCGACTCAGTCTTATCCAACCCCTACAGATATGGATCAGCAG TGCTCTCAGCCCAGCCTGCCATTTCCTGATCCCAAATCTGCTCTCCACTGAGGTGTTCCCCCAAGTTTCAGCAATCTGCCTCCATCTTCTGGATCCGGAGGGGAATGAGGAGGCATTAGAGTGGCTGAGGTTGGAGACGGAGGACCTGGCTCTCCCTCTGCTCCATCAG GTAGCCATTCACACAGATCTGGAACAAGCCTTCCAGAGAGCGGATGTCATCCTTCTGCTGGACGAGTGGTGGTCTGATGATACAGAgaatgaggatgaggaggaaaagaagaggaaagtaAAGGGAATCTCAGACCGCTACACAGAGTATGGACAACTGATTGACGCAAGGGCCAAGAAGGAGGTGAAGGTGATCGTGTCCGGCGGCTCATTCGTCAACCTCAGGTGCTCGCTTCTCGTAAACAACGCACGCTCCATCGATAGCCGCCGCtttgtcaccatggcaactcAGCTGGAGAATGAAGCCAGGGCCATCATTGCCAAGAAGTTGAAAGTGAGGCCTTCAG ATATTACAGATGTCATCGTGTGGGGAAACATCAGTGGTAGTTTCTACATTGACCTGCAGAGGGCAAAAGTTTTCAACTATGATGGAGCAATCAAAGGCCCACCTTTCTTTTCCCAACCAGTCCTACAGGTTTTCCATGACAG GAAATGGCTGGAGACAGAGTTTCAGGACTTTGTACGTCGTCAGCGTGCAGCTGTGGTTTCAAAGACCTGCCAAGGAGCTGCCATGTCAGCCACCAACGGGATTCTCACTGTGCTAAAAGCTTGGAATGGCACCTCTAGTCCAGATGAGGTCCTCTCT TTCCAGTAA
- the retreg2 gene encoding reticulophagy regulator 2: MASGEEARRRPSVTSSSVGLEALFPAGTSEQACGDGNPELVRLRERLQGWLSQYESPLLWMQRLLVWERPLYSISVALTLNTLFWLLSSTSLRPLFLLSVSLLGLMLLERWKPKLPIITVQHAEAAPVQSETMSAEQRLLSIPELSHHLAESYLTCCLYLQEMLQYKRQNHGKFCVMMCSGCFVLAVVGHYVPGIMISYIIVLSVLLWPLVVYHELIQRMYTGLEPILMKLDYSMKGDTEHRKHDKRKVKKELEEGDEPRAETESESEEELSCFAPTVDVKTTALAMAITDSELSDEEASILESGGFSVSRATTPQLTDVSEDLDQQSLHSDPEEAYLRDLPEFPSVEEFPSIEHSLLHFPLRGPGQGDGAQAGAPSEGEPLSPASLLIQHLASPLHFVNTHFNGHGRPPGGEASLLPVPGAGEEAGRQGGDGKEAEVTHGAQRSLEALSEEIVSTAISTVVQNTLSALLRSSEASEEPTLAEFLPTETPPGALETSTQPTDTTAHTTIATIGALGPDEDLDEAITTESGGGEEMPDDTLVPTEEEDFELLDQSELEQLDEGLDLSSDRQVVGGASGAPDTPPSPQHQPQS, from the exons ATGGCGAGCGGAGAGGAGGCCAGAAGACGCCCCTCGGTTACCTCCTCTTCGGTCGGCCTGGAGGCTCTGTTCCCCGCCGGGACCTCGGAGCAGGCCTGCGGGGACGGAAACCCGGAGCTCGTCCGCCTGCGAGAGCGTCTACAGGGCTGGCTATCGCAGTACGAGTCCCCGCTGCTGTGGATGCAGAGGCTGCTGGTGTGGGAGAGGCCGTTGTACAGCATCTCTGTCGCCTTGACACTCAACACATTATTCTG GCTCCTGTCCTCCACCTCCCTGCGGCCTCTGTTCCTGTTGAGTGTGTCCCTGCTGGGACTTATGCTACTGGAGAGATGGAAGCCCAAGTTGCCCATCATTACTG TTCAACATGCGGAGGCTGCCCCTGTACAAAG TGAAACAATGAGCGCGGAGCAGCGACTGCTCAGTATTCCTGAGCTCAGCCACCATCTGGCTGAGAGCTACTTGACCTGTTGTCTGTACCTGCAGGAGATGCTGCAGTACAAACGGCAGAACCATGGCAAG TTCTGTGTGATGATGTGCAGTGGCTGTTTTGTTCTTGCCGTGGTTGGACATTATGTTCCAGGAATCATGATCTCCTATATTATAG TGCTGAGCGTGCTGTTGTGGCCGCTGGTGGTGTATCACGAACTGATCCAGCGGATGTACACCGGCTTGGAGCCAATCCTGATGAAACTGGACTACAGCATGAAGGGAGATACCGAGCACCGCAAGCATGACAAGAGGA AGGTGAAGAAGGAGTTGGAAGAGGGGGACGAGCCAAGAGCTGAAACGGAGAGCGAGAGTGAGGAGGAGCTGTCCTGCTTTGCCCCGACG GTGGATGTGAAGACCACGGCCCTGGCGATGGCTATCACGGACTCCGAGTTGTCGGATGAGGAGGCGTCCATCTTGGAGAGTGGAGGGTTCTCCGTGTCCAGAGCAACCACACCTCAACTCACGGATGTCTCTGAAG ATCTGGACCAGCAGAGTTTACACAGCGACCCAGAGGAGGCCTATCTGCGGGATCTCCCTGAGTTCCCCTCAGTTGAGGAATTCCCATCCATTGAGCATAGCCTGCTCCACTTTCCTCTGCGAGGCCCCGGCCAGGGAGACGGAGCCCAGGCTGGCGCTCCCTCAGAGGGGGAACCGTTGAGCCCCGCCAGCCTCCTCATCCAGCACCTCGCATCCCCGCTCCACTTTGTGAACACACACTTCAATGGACATGGACGACCACCTGGGGGTGAGGCGAGCTTGTTGCCTGTGCCAGGCGCAGGGGAGGAAGCGGGGAGACAGGGGGGAGACGGGAAGGAAGCCGAAGTAACCCACGGCGCACAGCGCTCTTTGGAGGCCTTGAGCGAGGAGATAGTGAGCACGGCTATCTCCACTGTGGTGCAGAACACTCTGTCAGCCCTGCTGCGCTCCAGCGAGGCTAGCGAGGAACCCACCCTGGCTGAGTTCCTTCCCACCGAAACCCCACCGGGCGCTCTGGAGACCTCCACCCAACCAACCGACACCACTGCTCACACTACAATTGCCACAATAGGAGCGCTGGGGCCCGATGAGGACCTGGATGAGGCGATAACGACAGAAAGCGGCGGTGGTGAGGAGATGCCTGATGACACACTAGTTCCGACCGAGGAAGAGGACTTTGAGCTTCTGGACCAAAGTGAACTGGAGCAGTTGGATGAGGGGCTGGACCTCAGCTCTGATAGACAGGTGGTGGGTGGAGCCTCAGGAGCTCCAGACACACCTCCATCTCCTCAACATCAACCACAGTCATAG